The following coding sequences lie in one Thermodesulfovibrionales bacterium genomic window:
- a CDS encoding 2-isopropylmalate synthase gives MRTIKIFDTTLRDGEQSPGASMNVEEKIQVARQLVKLGVDIIEAGFPIASSGDFDAVQRIAAEIKGATIAGLARAKEEDIRRAWEAVKDAPRKRIHTFHSTSDIHLKYQFRVSREEALKRSAEMVKLARSLVEDVEFSPMDATRTEASYLLEVVEAVIEAGASTVNIPDTVGYTTPSEFGELIRAIKARIGDRAVISVHCHNDLGLAVANSLAAVLNGAGQVECTINGIGERAGNCSMEEVVMNLRTRKEFYEAGTNVNTKEIIRTSRLVTRITGIPVQPNKAIVGANAFAHESGIHQDGLLKEKMTYEIIRPEDIGLHDTELVLGKHSGRHAFKTRLSELGYELSPEEIETAFKKFKHLADQKKDIYDEDIGALVSEEISKTPETFSLVDLSITGGMLVRPTATLKLKVGEQVVERVEHGDGPVDAVYRAIVASTGTKSNLLKFEVKGITGGTDALGEVTVSLEEDGRRVRGNGADTDIIVASAKAYINALNKLAARKR, from the coding sequence ATGAGAACCATTAAGATATTCGACACGACCCTCCGCGATGGGGAGCAGTCGCCCGGGGCTTCCATGAACGTGGAAGAAAAGATACAGGTTGCGCGTCAGCTCGTGAAACTGGGTGTGGATATCATTGAGGCGGGCTTTCCGATCGCATCATCCGGTGACTTCGACGCGGTCCAGAGAATAGCTGCGGAGATAAAGGGCGCGACAATAGCCGGGCTGGCGAGGGCCAAGGAGGAAGACATACGGAGGGCCTGGGAGGCCGTGAAGGATGCACCGAGAAAGCGCATCCACACCTTTCACTCCACTTCAGACATACATCTCAAGTATCAGTTCAGGGTGAGCCGTGAGGAGGCCCTGAAGCGGTCTGCAGAGATGGTGAAACTCGCGCGTAGCCTCGTTGAGGACGTCGAGTTTTCTCCCATGGACGCAACGAGAACCGAGGCCTCCTATCTCCTCGAAGTCGTCGAGGCGGTGATAGAGGCGGGCGCATCAACAGTGAATATTCCCGACACCGTCGGATATACGACGCCCTCGGAGTTCGGAGAACTGATCAGGGCCATCAAGGCGAGGATCGGCGACCGCGCGGTGATCTCGGTGCACTGTCATAATGACCTCGGACTCGCTGTCGCCAATTCCCTCGCGGCCGTCCTGAATGGGGCGGGGCAGGTGGAATGCACGATCAACGGTATCGGAGAACGGGCCGGCAACTGTTCTATGGAAGAGGTGGTGATGAACCTCAGGACCCGCAAGGAGTTCTATGAGGCCGGAACAAATGTCAACACGAAGGAGATTATCCGCACATCAAGACTCGTTACGCGGATAACGGGGATACCGGTGCAGCCGAATAAGGCGATCGTCGGAGCGAACGCCTTTGCCCATGAGTCGGGCATCCACCAGGACGGGCTTCTCAAGGAGAAGATGACCTATGAGATCATCCGGCCCGAGGATATCGGGCTCCACGATACCGAACTCGTGCTCGGAAAGCATTCAGGCAGACACGCCTTCAAGACGAGGCTTTCCGAACTCGGGTACGAACTCAGCCCCGAGGAGATAGAGACCGCCTTCAAAAAGTTCAAGCACCTGGCGGACCAGAAAAAGGACATCTATGATGAGGACATCGGCGCCCTCGTGTCTGAAGAAATATCAAAGACACCCGAGACATTCAGCCTCGTGGATCTCTCGATCACGGGCGGCATGCTGGTCAGACCCACCGCTACTCTGAAGCTCAAGGTGGGAGAACAGGTTGTCGAGAGGGTGGAACACGGTGACGGTCCGGTGGACGCGGTTTACCGGGCGATAGTCGCGAGCACGGGGACAAAGAGCAACCTCCTGAAGTTCGAGGTGAAGGGTATCACCGGCGGAACCGACGCCCTCGGTGAGGTTACGGTATCCCTCGAGG